A DNA window from Cobetia marina contains the following coding sequences:
- the pilW gene encoding type IV pilus biogenesis/stability protein PilW, with amino-acid sequence MSSRLPLHRFSRRGATARVRGMLLCLSLAGLTLSGCATRVETNDPYAAPDDNKASTAYVELGEAYLSRNQLQRADNAFQKALKLQQGNAEAKAGLAMIYQRQGENVLADDYFKQSIASDPSFTRARNNYAAFLYSRGEYVAACEQLEKATQDLTYDNRGQLYTNLGRCQLQLGKTSEARANFDRAVKINPREAEAWLAKARMEHEAGDDDAAQQALSRYFRLNGTDSDSLELAVDVAVARGDARLADLYGRQLEQIRTREAGRAVIRTP; translated from the coding sequence ATGTCGAGTCGTCTGCCACTTCATCGCTTTTCCCGCCGCGGCGCCACGGCGCGAGTTCGCGGCATGCTGCTGTGCCTGAGTCTTGCCGGCCTGACCCTGTCGGGCTGCGCGACGCGCGTGGAAACCAATGACCCTTACGCGGCCCCCGATGACAACAAGGCATCGACGGCCTATGTGGAACTTGGCGAGGCCTATCTGAGTCGTAATCAGTTGCAACGCGCGGACAATGCCTTCCAGAAGGCACTCAAGCTGCAGCAGGGGAATGCCGAAGCCAAGGCCGGGCTGGCGATGATCTATCAGCGTCAGGGCGAGAACGTGCTGGCAGATGACTACTTCAAGCAGTCCATCGCCAGTGACCCCTCGTTCACGCGGGCACGCAACAACTATGCGGCATTCCTGTACTCGCGCGGGGAATACGTCGCCGCCTGCGAGCAGCTGGAAAAAGCCACGCAGGATCTGACCTATGATAACCGCGGCCAGCTCTACACCAACCTGGGGCGCTGTCAGCTGCAGCTGGGCAAGACGAGCGAGGCACGGGCGAACTTCGATCGTGCCGTCAAGATCAACCCGCGGGAAGCCGAGGCGTGGCTCGCCAAGGCGCGCATGGAACATGAAGCCGGTGACGATGACGCTGCCCAGCAGGCGCTGAGCCGATATTTCCGACTGAACGGCACCGACAGTGACAGTCTGGAACTGGCCGTGGATGTCGCCGTGGCACGCGGTGATGCACGTCTGGCGGACCTCTACGGCCGACAGCTGGAGCAGATCAGAACACGCGAGGCCGGACGCGCGGTCATCCGCACACCATGA
- a CDS encoding YfgM family protein — MAEELRSEEEQLEAIKRWWSENGKSLIAGVVLAGAGIFAFKAWQNYEASQSEAASMRYQQLISLVSQPTLEDAGVQRARNLISELESEHADSLYTQMAHLLDASMSVKADDLDAAAKALQSVVDSDADSYLKGLASLRLARLHVELGEQDKALSLLENPPTTLAAQAAAVRGDALVAQGKRDEAVAAYQEASRLSEQSGQPVYGLDLKLADLAVESPS, encoded by the coding sequence GTGGCGGAAGAGCTCAGAAGCGAAGAAGAACAGCTTGAGGCCATCAAGCGCTGGTGGAGCGAGAACGGCAAGTCACTGATCGCCGGTGTCGTGCTGGCCGGTGCCGGCATCTTTGCCTTCAAGGCCTGGCAGAATTACGAGGCCAGTCAGTCCGAGGCAGCCTCCATGCGCTATCAGCAGCTGATCAGCCTCGTCAGTCAGCCCACGCTGGAAGATGCGGGTGTCCAGCGGGCACGCAACCTGATCAGTGAGCTGGAAAGCGAGCACGCCGACAGTCTCTATACCCAGATGGCCCATCTGCTGGATGCCAGCATGTCGGTGAAGGCCGATGACCTCGACGCTGCCGCCAAGGCACTGCAGAGCGTGGTGGACAGCGACGCCGACAGCTATCTCAAGGGGCTGGCCAGCCTGCGTCTGGCCCGACTCCATGTGGAGCTCGGCGAGCAGGACAAGGCCTTGAGCCTGCTGGAGAACCCGCCCACGACCCTCGCGGCACAGGCCGCCGCCGTGCGCGGGGATGCACTGGTGGCACAAGGCAAGCGTGATGAAGCCGTCGCGGCCTATCAAGAAGCCAGCCGCCTGTCCGAGCAGAGCGGCCAGCCGGTCTACGGGCTGGATCTGAAACTCGCCGACCTCGCCGTGGAGAGCCCGTCATGA
- a CDS encoding M48 family metallopeptidase, with amino-acid sequence MPGLLDHSSPRALRRLLPLAALAASVTLSACASSPLGRSQLTLYSDQELEKMGEASFSKYQQELPVVEGRQDAYVSCVADAVTAKVPASYGISEWQVKVFEDDSANAFALPGGYIGVNTGLLEVAENQDQLATVIGHEIAHVLARHANERVSTQSLTSAGLSLTQALAGLEGTGGDQLMGLLGMGAEYGVLKPFSRSHESEADLLGLDLMAEAGFDPRASIKLWANMNASGGAQPPVWMSTHPSDEQRMTALNERLETALPTYQQARAAGEKPNCDRLR; translated from the coding sequence ATGCCAGGATTGCTCGATCACTCATCTCCCCGCGCCCTGCGCCGTCTGCTCCCGTTGGCGGCTCTTGCGGCGTCCGTCACCCTGAGTGCCTGCGCCAGTTCTCCTCTGGGCCGAAGCCAATTGACGCTCTATTCGGATCAGGAGCTGGAGAAGATGGGAGAAGCCAGCTTCAGCAAGTACCAACAGGAGCTGCCGGTGGTGGAAGGCCGCCAGGATGCCTATGTCAGCTGCGTGGCAGATGCCGTGACCGCCAAGGTGCCCGCCAGCTATGGCATCAGCGAGTGGCAGGTCAAGGTATTCGAGGATGACTCTGCCAATGCCTTCGCACTGCCGGGCGGCTACATCGGCGTCAACACCGGTCTGCTGGAAGTCGCCGAGAATCAGGATCAGCTGGCGACCGTCATCGGCCATGAGATCGCCCACGTGCTGGCCCGCCATGCCAATGAGCGCGTCTCGACCCAATCCCTGACGTCCGCAGGTCTTTCCCTGACCCAGGCACTGGCCGGGCTGGAAGGCACCGGTGGTGATCAGCTCATGGGATTGCTGGGCATGGGCGCCGAATATGGCGTGCTCAAGCCGTTCTCGCGTTCACATGAGTCCGAAGCCGACCTGCTGGGGCTGGACCTGATGGCCGAAGCCGGCTTTGACCCACGTGCCAGCATCAAGCTGTGGGCCAACATGAACGCCTCCGGTGGCGCTCAGCCTCCGGTCTGGATGTCCACTCACCCCAGTGACGAGCAGCGCATGACCGCGCTCAACGAGCGCCTCGAGACCGCATTGCCGACCTACCAGCAGGCACGGGCCGCCGGCGAGAAGCCCAACTGCGACAGGCTGCGCTGA
- the der gene encoding ribosome biogenesis GTPase Der — MNPVIALVGRPNVGKSTLFNRLTKTRDALVADFPGLTRDRKYGTGKVGGKPYTVIDTGGISGDEEGIDLMMAGQSLAAIDEADIVLFMVDARAGLNMADEAIANHLRINQKKTWLVVNKTDGMDEEIGKSDFWTLGLGDPRAIAAEHGRNVTTLLEEVLSPYPEVEEGEDEDLHPELDDRGVRIGIIGRPNVGKSTLVNRLLGEERVVVFDQAGTTTDAVEIPFERRGKPYLLVDTAGIRRRKNVREVVEKFSIIKTLEAIKKCNVAVMVLDARQGLVEQDLHLLDFVLTSGRALVLVVNKWDGLESEAKEKMRSEIKRRLGFADYADLHFISALHGTAVGDLYPSIDRAFESAVARWSTKRLTTLLQDATQAHQPPMVNGRRIKLRMAHQGGANPPLIVVHGNQTNKLPEAYKRYLTNTFRKVLKVKGTPMRFEFRSGDNPFDGAQGSDDRERAKERSLARTKEARKERKQRR; from the coding sequence ATGAACCCCGTGATCGCCCTGGTCGGCCGCCCGAATGTCGGCAAGTCGACGCTATTCAATCGCCTCACCAAGACCCGTGATGCCCTGGTCGCCGACTTCCCGGGCCTGACCCGTGACCGCAAGTACGGCACCGGCAAGGTCGGTGGCAAGCCCTACACCGTCATCGACACCGGCGGCATCAGCGGTGACGAGGAAGGTATCGACCTGATGATGGCGGGCCAGTCGCTGGCCGCCATCGATGAGGCCGACATCGTGCTGTTCATGGTCGACGCGCGCGCCGGCCTGAACATGGCCGATGAAGCCATCGCCAACCACCTGCGCATCAACCAGAAGAAGACCTGGCTGGTGGTCAACAAGACCGACGGCATGGACGAGGAAATCGGCAAGTCCGACTTCTGGACCCTGGGTCTGGGTGACCCGCGCGCCATCGCCGCCGAGCATGGCCGCAACGTCACCACGTTATTGGAAGAGGTGCTCTCGCCCTACCCGGAAGTCGAGGAAGGCGAAGACGAGGACCTGCATCCGGAGCTGGATGACCGCGGCGTGCGCATCGGCATCATCGGTCGCCCGAATGTCGGCAAGTCGACGCTGGTCAACCGCCTGCTGGGCGAGGAGCGCGTGGTCGTCTTTGATCAGGCCGGCACCACCACCGACGCCGTGGAGATTCCCTTCGAGCGTCGTGGCAAGCCGTATCTGCTGGTCGATACCGCGGGGATCCGTCGCCGCAAGAACGTGCGCGAAGTGGTGGAGAAGTTCTCCATCATCAAGACCCTGGAAGCGATCAAGAAGTGCAACGTCGCCGTGATGGTGCTCGATGCCCGTCAGGGACTGGTCGAGCAGGATCTCCACCTGCTGGACTTCGTGCTGACCAGCGGTCGCGCTCTGGTGCTGGTGGTCAACAAGTGGGATGGCCTGGAAAGCGAAGCCAAGGAGAAGATGCGTTCCGAGATCAAGCGTCGCCTGGGCTTTGCCGACTACGCCGACCTGCACTTCATCTCCGCACTGCACGGTACGGCGGTGGGTGACCTCTACCCGTCCATCGACCGCGCCTTCGAGAGTGCCGTGGCCCGCTGGTCGACCAAGCGCCTGACCACCCTGCTGCAGGATGCCACTCAGGCGCACCAGCCGCCGATGGTCAACGGCCGTCGCATCAAGCTGCGCATGGCGCACCAGGGCGGCGCCAATCCGCCGCTGATCGTGGTGCACGGCAACCAGACCAACAAGCTGCCGGAAGCCTACAAGCGCTATCTGACCAACACCTTCCGCAAGGTGCTCAAGGTCAAGGGCACGCCGATGCGCTTTGAGTTCCGCTCAGGCGACAACCCCTTCGACGGCGCCCAGGGCAGCGATGACCGCGAGCGCGCGAAAGAGCGTTCACTGGCGCGCACCAAGGAAGCCCGCAAGGAACGCAAGCAACGCCGCTGA
- the rlmN gene encoding 23S rRNA (adenine(2503)-C(2))-methyltransferase RlmN: MTDTTATATDAAAPADVKLTNLLGLPRPAMEAFFESIGEKKFRATQVMKWIHQEGVDSFDEMTNLAKPLRERLKQVAEIRAPGIVYEGESKDGTRKWVLEVSDGSYVETVLIPSENGNRRTLCVSSQVGCSLDCSFCSTGKQGFERDLTAAEIIGQVWVATRGAEDRKDTRKRPVTNVVMMGMGEPLMNYDNVVPAMKLMLDDNAYGLSKRRVTLSTSGVVPKLDQLGDEMDVSLAISLHAANDELRNVLVPINRKWNIRALLDSCHRYLAKCDDARIVTIEYTLIKDVNDQIQHAEELAALLDELPCKINLIPFNPFPHSGYEKPSRNQVMRFQQRLYELGYTAPVRATRGDDIDAACGQLVGQVKDRTRRAERYINAIQLDAD, encoded by the coding sequence ATGACTGATACCACTGCAACCGCTACCGATGCCGCGGCACCTGCCGACGTGAAGCTCACCAACCTGCTTGGCCTGCCGCGCCCGGCGATGGAAGCCTTCTTCGAGAGCATCGGCGAGAAGAAATTCCGCGCCACCCAGGTGATGAAATGGATTCACCAGGAAGGCGTCGACAGCTTCGACGAGATGACCAATCTCGCCAAGCCCCTGCGCGAACGCCTCAAGCAGGTCGCCGAGATTCGCGCGCCGGGCATCGTCTATGAAGGCGAGTCCAAGGACGGTACCCGCAAGTGGGTACTGGAAGTCAGCGACGGCAGCTATGTCGAGACCGTGCTGATTCCGTCCGAGAACGGCAATCGTCGCACCCTGTGCGTGTCTTCCCAGGTCGGCTGCTCGCTGGACTGCAGCTTCTGCTCCACCGGCAAGCAGGGCTTCGAGCGTGACCTGACCGCCGCCGAGATCATCGGCCAGGTGTGGGTCGCCACCCGTGGCGCCGAAGACCGCAAGGACACCCGCAAGCGTCCAGTCACCAACGTGGTGATGATGGGCATGGGCGAGCCGCTGATGAACTACGACAACGTCGTGCCGGCAATGAAGCTGATGCTGGACGACAACGCCTATGGCCTGTCCAAGCGTCGCGTCACCCTCTCCACCTCCGGTGTGGTGCCCAAGCTGGACCAGCTCGGCGACGAGATGGACGTCAGCCTGGCGATCTCGCTGCACGCGGCCAACGATGAACTGCGCAACGTGCTGGTGCCGATCAACCGCAAGTGGAACATCCGCGCGCTGCTCGACTCCTGCCATCGCTACCTGGCCAAGTGTGACGACGCGCGTATCGTCACCATCGAGTACACCCTGATCAAGGACGTCAACGACCAGATCCAGCACGCCGAGGAACTGGCCGCGCTGCTCGACGAGCTGCCGTGCAAGATCAACCTGATCCCGTTCAACCCGTTCCCGCATTCCGGTTACGAGAAGCCGTCACGCAATCAGGTGATGCGCTTCCAGCAGCGTCTCTATGAGCTGGGCTACACCGCCCCGGTGCGCGCGACACGTGGCGATGACATCGACGCCGCCTGTGGCCAGCTGGTCGGTCAGGTCAAGGACCGCACCCGTCGCGCCGAGCGTTACATCAACGCCATCCAGCTCGACGCCGACTGA
- the ispG gene encoding flavodoxin-dependent (E)-4-hydroxy-3-methylbut-2-enyl-diphosphate synthase yields MHSHSPIKRRVSRKIHVGNVAVGGDAPISVQSMTNTDTNDVAATVAQIKRLEDAGADIVRVSVPDMDAAEAFGRIKQQSNIPLVADIHFDYKIALRVAELGVDCLRINPGNIGREDRVRAVVSAARDNGIPIRIGVNAGSLEKDLQKKYGEPTPAALVESAMRHIDHLDRLDFQEYKVSVKASDIFMAVAAYRDLATRIEQPLHLGITEAGGLRSGTVKSSIGLGMLLMDGIGDTIRVSLAADPVEEIKVGFDMLKSLKLRAKGINFIACPSCSRQNFDVIKTMNELENRLEDVLTPLNVSVIGCVVNGPGEAKETDVGLTGGSPANLVYLDGKPASKLTNDTLVDDLERLIRDKVAEKEAREADTIIRQG; encoded by the coding sequence ATGCATAGTCACTCCCCCATCAAGCGCCGCGTCTCGCGCAAGATTCATGTCGGCAACGTCGCCGTCGGCGGCGATGCACCGATTTCCGTGCAGAGCATGACCAATACCGACACCAACGATGTCGCCGCCACCGTCGCGCAGATCAAGCGCCTCGAGGATGCCGGTGCCGATATCGTGCGTGTCAGCGTGCCGGACATGGATGCCGCTGAAGCCTTCGGTCGCATCAAGCAGCAGAGCAACATCCCGCTGGTGGCCGATATCCACTTCGACTACAAGATCGCCCTGCGCGTCGCCGAGCTCGGCGTGGATTGCCTGCGCATCAACCCGGGCAACATCGGCCGTGAAGACCGTGTGCGTGCCGTGGTCAGTGCCGCACGTGACAACGGTATCCCGATCCGCATCGGCGTCAACGCAGGCTCCCTGGAAAAGGACCTCCAGAAGAAATACGGCGAACCGACGCCGGCCGCGCTGGTCGAATCCGCCATGCGCCACATCGATCACCTCGATCGCCTTGATTTCCAGGAATACAAGGTCAGCGTCAAGGCCAGCGACATCTTCATGGCCGTCGCCGCCTATCGCGATCTGGCCACGCGCATCGAACAGCCGCTGCACCTGGGGATCACCGAAGCCGGCGGTCTGCGTTCCGGTACCGTGAAATCCTCCATCGGCCTCGGTATGCTGCTGATGGACGGCATCGGCGACACCATTCGTGTCTCGCTGGCCGCGGACCCGGTCGAGGAGATCAAGGTCGGCTTCGACATGCTCAAGAGTCTCAAGCTGCGTGCCAAGGGCATCAACTTCATTGCCTGCCCCAGCTGCTCACGTCAGAACTTCGACGTCATCAAGACCATGAACGAGCTGGAGAATCGCCTCGAGGACGTGCTGACGCCGCTGAACGTCTCGGTGATCGGCTGTGTCGTCAACGGCCCCGGTGAAGCCAAGGAGACCGATGTCGGTCTGACCGGCGGCAGCCCGGCGAATCTGGTCTATCTGGACGGCAAGCCGGCCAGCAAGCTGACCAACGACACGCTCGTCGATGACCTGGAACGTCTGATTCGAGACAAGGTCGCCGAAAAAGAGGCCCGTGAGGCCGATACCATCATCCGCCAGGGCTGA
- a CDS encoding RodZ domain-containing protein, translating into MSEHQPSPDMSVSDTLPGKLLKAEREHQGLSRDEVATQLNLRPSLVDDLERDHYDQIPIAAYRRGYLRAYARLLGMDEKAVVGQYNAQFGTTEVERHPPAMSPSVRPPGKLGKYLFRLVSLLVIAGLIGLSYVWWQSGDYGRTSPSETSDAAPLSEGATDDGSPVVNADGSIELTLSQTAAAPATDDAGEASAGESVATTPGATPATTGGDVSETGTTPADASLAADTASDTAAAGAEDTTEPQAVQEATAPAPAPAADPRKLTLTFNTDSWTDIRDADGKKLLYGTNPPGSSKTLEGKPPFKLTIGKSAGVVLEYMNEPVDLKSATRGTVAKLTLGE; encoded by the coding sequence ATGAGCGAACATCAGCCCTCCCCTGACATGTCCGTCAGCGACACACTGCCTGGCAAGCTTCTCAAGGCTGAGCGGGAGCATCAGGGGCTGTCACGTGATGAAGTGGCAACACAGCTCAACCTGCGCCCCAGTCTGGTCGATGACCTGGAACGCGACCACTACGACCAGATCCCCATCGCGGCCTACCGCCGCGGTTACCTGCGCGCCTATGCCCGCTTGCTGGGCATGGATGAGAAAGCGGTCGTCGGCCAGTACAATGCCCAGTTCGGCACCACCGAGGTGGAGCGCCATCCTCCTGCGATGAGCCCCTCGGTGCGCCCGCCCGGCAAGCTGGGCAAGTACCTGTTTCGACTCGTCAGCCTGCTGGTCATCGCCGGACTGATCGGCCTCAGCTACGTCTGGTGGCAGAGTGGAGACTATGGACGCACCTCACCGTCAGAGACGTCCGACGCCGCCCCCCTCAGCGAAGGCGCGACCGACGATGGCTCACCGGTCGTCAATGCCGATGGCTCGATCGAGCTGACCCTCTCCCAGACGGCAGCAGCGCCTGCCACTGACGATGCCGGGGAGGCCAGCGCCGGCGAATCCGTCGCGACGACACCCGGGGCGACTCCGGCCACGACTGGCGGCGACGTCAGCGAAACCGGCACCACGCCGGCGGATGCCAGCCTCGCGGCGGACACCGCAAGCGACACCGCGGCTGCCGGCGCAGAGGACACGACAGAACCGCAAGCGGTACAGGAAGCTACCGCCCCTGCCCCTGCCCCTGCCGCTGACCCGCGCAAGCTGACACTGACCTTCAATACGGATTCCTGGACCGATATCCGTGATGCTGATGGCAAGAAACTGCTTTACGGCACCAACCCGCCAGGCAGCAGCAAGACGCTGGAAGGCAAGCCGCCTTTCAAGCTCACCATCGGCAAATCTGCGGGCGTCGTCCTTGAATACATGAACGAGCCGGTTGATCTGAAAAGCGCCACACGCGGCACCGTCGCCAAACTCACACTCGGTGAATGA
- the bamB gene encoding outer membrane protein assembly factor BamB, protein MKLNHRLSLPVSLLTVSLLAGCASSAQPEYAPKELVDFDATVALDSAWSESVGNGLGRAHYPLAPIVANDRLFVAAEEGELEAFDAKTGDEVWQITLPAGITSALNADPSRLYVGTRDGKVSAIDQQDGSIEWSTRVSSEVLAAPQYNEELIVVQSVDGSVTALDRFTGEEQWVYSATIPALTLRGTGAPRVIQPVTFAGFANGKLVTLDNRSGQELWDLRVAVPSGRTEVDQLVDLDGQPVLTRDGRLYVTSYNGRLIALDARNGEPLWDKPSSSYLTPIVVGDYLFSIDNASHILAMDANTGNVLWKSEDLEGRWLTSPAFIDGKLVVGDYEGYVHLIDAQSGEMAGRYDVGGDGISITPLTEGKRIFVYTNDGELTALDLEAP, encoded by the coding sequence ATGAAACTGAATCACCGCCTGTCGCTGCCTGTGTCACTGCTGACCGTCAGCCTGTTGGCCGGTTGCGCCAGCAGTGCCCAGCCAGAGTATGCCCCCAAGGAACTCGTCGACTTCGATGCCACGGTGGCGCTGGATTCCGCCTGGAGCGAATCGGTCGGCAACGGCCTGGGTCGCGCTCACTACCCGCTGGCCCCCATCGTGGCCAATGACCGGCTGTTCGTGGCGGCAGAAGAGGGTGAGCTGGAAGCCTTCGATGCCAAGACCGGCGACGAGGTCTGGCAGATCACCCTGCCGGCCGGCATCACCAGTGCATTGAATGCCGACCCGTCTCGTCTGTATGTCGGTACCCGCGATGGCAAGGTCAGCGCCATTGACCAGCAGGACGGCAGCATCGAATGGAGCACGCGAGTCTCCAGCGAAGTGCTGGCCGCACCTCAGTACAACGAGGAGCTGATCGTGGTGCAGAGCGTCGATGGCAGCGTGACCGCACTGGATCGCTTCACCGGCGAGGAACAGTGGGTCTATTCCGCGACCATCCCCGCGTTGACGCTGCGCGGCACCGGCGCACCGCGCGTCATCCAGCCGGTCACCTTCGCCGGCTTCGCCAATGGCAAGCTCGTGACCCTGGACAACCGCTCGGGTCAGGAGCTGTGGGACCTGCGGGTCGCGGTGCCCTCCGGGCGTACCGAAGTGGACCAGCTGGTGGATCTGGATGGCCAGCCGGTGCTGACCCGTGACGGTCGCCTGTACGTCACCAGCTACAACGGCCGTCTGATCGCGCTGGATGCTCGCAATGGCGAGCCGCTGTGGGACAAGCCTTCCTCCAGCTACCTGACACCGATCGTCGTGGGTGACTACCTGTTCAGCATCGACAACGCCAGCCACATCCTGGCGATGGATGCCAACACCGGCAACGTGCTGTGGAAATCGGAAGACCTCGAGGGTCGCTGGCTGACCTCACCCGCCTTCATCGATGGCAAGCTGGTGGTGGGAGATTATGAAGGCTACGTGCACCTGATCGATGCCCAGAGTGGGGAAATGGCTGGCCGCTACGACGTCGGTGGCGACGGCATCAGCATCACGCCGCTCACCGAAGGCAAGCGCATCTTCGTCTACACCAATGATGGCGAGCTGACCGCACTGGATCTCGAAGCTCCCTGA
- a CDS encoding ATP-binding protein: MSPEFEHRLSQLLDRLEPMLPPTAVEVDWTRDVAALWTRHPLGGRLTPIAPRDALTLEDLLGIARQKRELLANTRAFLAGRPANHALLWGARGTGKSSLVRALLNTLGSEGLRLIQIDRHDLPALPGLVAELAQQPHRFIVYCDDLSFEGSDDAYKALKSVLDGTLTGPPENVLLYATSNRRHLLPEHMSDNHDTHIVDGELHHGDAVEEKISLSDRFGLWLAFHPFNQDAYLETCQHWVEWRLGAGSFDEAARAEALRYATQRGVRSGRAAWQFANLWAGQKTLEA, from the coding sequence ATGTCACCAGAGTTTGAACACCGCCTCTCGCAGTTGCTGGACCGTCTGGAGCCGATGCTGCCGCCGACGGCTGTCGAGGTGGACTGGACACGAGACGTCGCCGCCTTGTGGACCCGCCACCCCCTGGGCGGCCGCCTGACCCCGATCGCGCCGCGTGATGCCCTGACGCTCGAGGATCTGCTCGGCATCGCCCGTCAGAAGCGCGAGCTGCTGGCCAATACCCGCGCCTTCCTGGCGGGTCGGCCGGCCAACCACGCGCTGCTGTGGGGCGCGCGTGGCACCGGCAAGTCATCGCTGGTACGTGCGCTGCTCAACACCCTGGGCAGTGAAGGCCTGCGGTTGATCCAGATAGACCGTCACGACCTGCCGGCACTGCCGGGGCTGGTCGCCGAGCTGGCACAACAGCCGCACCGCTTCATCGTCTATTGTGATGACCTGTCCTTCGAGGGTAGCGATGACGCCTACAAGGCGCTCAAGAGCGTGCTGGATGGCACCCTGACGGGCCCGCCGGAGAACGTGCTGCTGTACGCCACGTCCAACCGTCGTCATCTGCTGCCGGAGCACATGAGCGACAATCACGACACCCATATCGTCGATGGCGAGCTGCATCATGGCGATGCGGTGGAAGAGAAGATCTCGCTGTCGGACCGCTTCGGCCTGTGGCTGGCCTTCCATCCCTTCAATCAGGATGCCTACCTGGAGACCTGTCAGCACTGGGTGGAATGGCGTCTCGGCGCGGGCAGCTTCGACGAGGCGGCGCGTGCCGAGGCGTTGCGTTACGCCACTCAGCGCGGGGTGCGCAGCGGGCGTGCTGCCTGGCAGTTCGCCAATCTGTGGGCGGGACAGAAGACACTAGAGGCATGA
- the hisS gene encoding histidine--tRNA ligase, producing the protein MSTKIQAIRGMNDLLPDHSPVWQYFERQVQTLMGQYGYREIRTPIVEQTALFKRSIGEVTDIVEKEMYTFEDRNGDSLTLRPEGTASCVRMAMENGLVHNQIQRLWYAGPMFRHERPQKGRYRQFHQVGVEAYGMDGPDIDAEMILISARLWRQLGLLEHVTLELNSLGSLEARAAYRDLLIEYFEQHLDVLDEDAKRRLHSNPLRILDTKNPDMAAVVDAAPRLGDHLDEASRVHFEGLKARLDAAGIQYVINPRLVRGLDYYSRSVFEWTTTALGSQGTVCAGGRYDSLFEQLGGKPVPAVGFAMGVERLILLLETLELVPEAVRETVDVYLMSMGEQAEAESMRLAEDLRSALPDLRLVLHCGGGSFKSQMKKADKSGARVALILGENEVIEGTVGLKFLREERDQETLNQRALGERLASVFSA; encoded by the coding sequence TTGAGCACCAAGATCCAGGCCATCCGTGGCATGAACGACCTGCTGCCGGACCACTCACCGGTATGGCAATACTTCGAACGCCAGGTGCAGACCCTGATGGGCCAGTACGGCTATCGCGAGATTCGCACGCCCATCGTCGAGCAGACGGCGCTGTTCAAGCGCTCCATCGGCGAGGTGACCGACATCGTCGAGAAGGAGATGTACACCTTCGAGGATCGCAACGGCGACAGCCTGACCCTGCGGCCGGAAGGCACGGCCAGCTGCGTGCGCATGGCGATGGAGAACGGTCTGGTCCACAACCAGATCCAGCGCCTGTGGTATGCCGGCCCCATGTTCCGCCACGAGCGCCCGCAGAAAGGCCGTTATCGTCAGTTCCATCAGGTGGGTGTCGAAGCCTACGGCATGGATGGCCCGGACATCGATGCCGAGATGATCCTGATCTCGGCACGCCTGTGGCGTCAGCTGGGCCTGCTGGAGCACGTCACGCTCGAACTGAACTCACTGGGTAGCCTGGAAGCACGTGCTGCCTATCGTGACCTGCTGATCGAATACTTCGAGCAGCATCTGGATGTGCTCGACGAGGACGCCAAGCGTCGCCTGCACAGCAATCCGCTGCGCATTCTCGATACCAAGAACCCGGACATGGCCGCCGTCGTCGATGCCGCGCCGCGTCTCGGCGATCACCTGGATGAAGCTTCCCGCGTGCACTTCGAGGGCCTCAAGGCACGTCTCGATGCGGCGGGCATCCAGTACGTCATCAATCCGCGCCTGGTACGTGGCCTGGATTACTATTCGCGCAGCGTGTTCGAGTGGACCACCACCGCACTGGGCAGCCAGGGCACCGTGTGTGCCGGTGGCCGCTATGACAGCCTGTTCGAACAGCTGGGTGGCAAGCCGGTACCGGCGGTCGGCTTCGCCATGGGTGTCGAGCGCCTGATCCTGCTGCTCGAGACACTGGAACTGGTCCCGGAGGCCGTGCGTGAGACCGTCGATGTCTATCTGATGTCGATGGGCGAGCAGGCCGAAGCCGAATCCATGCGTCTGGCCGAAGATCTGCGCAGCGCCCTGCCCGACCTGCGCCTCGTGCTGCATTGCGGCGGCGGCAGCTTCAAGAGCCAGATGAAGAAGGCCGACAAGAGCGGCGCACGCGTGGCATTGATTCTCGGTGAGAATGAAGTCATCGAAGGGACCGTGGGACTCAAGTTCCTGCGCGAGGAGCGTGATCAGGAAACCCTGAATCAGCGCGCCCTCGGCGAGCGTCTCGCGAGTGTCTTCAGCGCCTGA